Proteins co-encoded in one Bradyrhizobium sp. 170 genomic window:
- a CDS encoding MBL fold metallo-hydrolase, with amino-acid sequence MSLTDMSLNNTSRPGRREPEELVPSRYALRIGDIDVLVVSDGVLPLPTAMLGHNAAPAVRAAWLNDMFLPPDAFDWALNVVVVRSGGRTILIDAGLGLDPDLHLPRAGQLIKRLEAAGIDLASVTDVVLTHMHMDHVGGLLVDGVKERLRPDLRIHVAAAEVKFWEAPDFSRVSMPPGFPDALRSTAKRFMKEYRSHLRPFEEEYEVAPGVIVHRTGGHTPGHSVVRLASGGDRLTFAGDAVFAVGFEHPEWFNGFEHDPEEAARVRVRLLRELAETGGLLVATHLPFPSVGHVAVDGDAFRWVPVFWDY; translated from the coding sequence ATGAGCCTAACAGACATGAGCCTCAACAACACCTCACGCCCCGGCAGACGGGAGCCTGAAGAGTTGGTCCCGTCGCGCTACGCGCTGCGCATCGGCGACATTGACGTGCTGGTGGTCAGCGACGGCGTGCTACCGCTCCCAACCGCAATGTTGGGACACAACGCCGCTCCGGCCGTCCGGGCAGCTTGGCTGAACGACATGTTCCTGCCGCCGGACGCTTTCGACTGGGCGTTGAACGTGGTCGTGGTGCGTAGCGGCGGCCGGACCATCCTAATCGACGCTGGGCTAGGGTTGGACCCGGACTTGCATTTGCCGCGGGCCGGGCAGTTGATCAAGCGACTGGAGGCCGCCGGCATCGATCTCGCGTCCGTGACCGACGTGGTGCTTACCCACATGCACATGGACCACGTTGGCGGGCTGCTCGTCGACGGGGTGAAGGAGCGGCTGCGTCCGGACCTGCGGATCCACGTGGCGGCCGCTGAGGTCAAGTTCTGGGAGGCGCCCGATTTCTCCCGCGTCTCCATGCCGCCGGGTTTCCCGGACGCGCTTCGGTCGACCGCCAAGCGGTTCATGAAAGAGTACCGCAGCCATCTGCGGCCGTTCGAGGAGGAGTACGAGGTGGCGCCGGGGGTGATCGTCCATCGCACCGGCGGCCACACCCCCGGGCACAGCGTGGTCCGCCTAGCGTCCGGCGGCGACCGGCTGACGTTCGCCGGCGACGCCGTGTTCGCGGTCGGGTTCGAACACCCCGAGTGGTTCAACGGCTTCGAACACGACCCCGAGGAGGCGGCCCGCGTCCGGGTCCGTCTTTTGCGGGAACTGGCTGAGACCGGCGGGCTGCTGGTGGCCACTCACCTGCCGTTCCCATCCGTCGGCCATGTGGCGGTCGACGGCGACGCCTTTCGTTGGGTACCGGTCTTCTGGGACTACTGA
- a CDS encoding NAD(P)/FAD-dependent oxidoreductase translates to MRLIIIGAGFAGMYAALSAARLRDIQGVSPEQLEIALVAPEPTLVVRPRLYEQKPETLSAPLLDVLKAIDVDYVQGSAETIDAKARVVQIATAKGTRKTLSYDRLVVATGSRLFRPNIPGLAEHGFSVDQLEDAVALDKHLHRLADRPAMNGRDTIVVAGGGFTGIEAATEMPARLRKILGKDAKPRVIIVDRNSAIAPDMGEGPRPVIEDALSKLGVETRLGAGVASLDESGVTLSNGERIETETVIWAAGIRAAPLTQQIPAERDNFGRLLVDRELRVPGVAGVFATGDAARAACDDVGNYALMSCQHATRMGAFAGNNAAAELLGVLTKPYHQKAYVTCLDLGEAGALFTRGWERKVEMVGDVAKKTKQEINTVWIYPPKAERAAALASADPERVTDL, encoded by the coding sequence ATGCGACTTATCATCATTGGCGCCGGCTTCGCCGGCATGTACGCCGCACTTTCTGCCGCCCGCCTGCGCGACATCCAGGGCGTCTCGCCCGAACAGCTCGAGATCGCGCTGGTAGCTCCCGAGCCGACGCTGGTGGTCCGTCCGCGGCTCTATGAACAGAAGCCCGAGACCCTGTCGGCACCGCTGCTGGATGTCCTCAAGGCCATCGATGTCGACTATGTGCAAGGCAGCGCCGAGACGATCGACGCCAAGGCCCGCGTGGTGCAGATCGCGACCGCCAAGGGCACGCGGAAGACGCTGTCCTACGACCGGCTGGTCGTCGCCACCGGCAGCCGGCTGTTCCGCCCCAACATTCCCGGCCTTGCCGAGCACGGCTTCAGCGTCGATCAGCTCGAGGACGCGGTCGCCCTCGACAAGCATCTGCATCGCCTTGCCGATCGGCCGGCAATGAACGGGCGCGACACCATCGTCGTTGCTGGTGGCGGGTTCACCGGCATCGAAGCGGCCACGGAGATGCCGGCGCGGCTTCGCAAAATCCTCGGCAAGGACGCCAAGCCGCGCGTCATCATCGTCGACCGCAACAGTGCGATCGCTCCCGATATGGGCGAAGGCCCCCGTCCCGTCATCGAGGACGCCCTGAGCAAGCTCGGTGTGGAGACCCGGCTCGGCGCCGGCGTCGCCTCGCTGGACGAATCCGGCGTCACGCTTTCCAACGGCGAACGCATCGAAACCGAGACGGTGATCTGGGCGGCCGGCATTCGCGCCGCGCCGTTGACGCAGCAGATCCCCGCCGAGCGCGACAATTTCGGCCGCCTGCTCGTCGACCGCGAGCTGCGCGTGCCGGGGGTCGCCGGCGTGTTCGCCACCGGCGATGCCGCGCGCGCCGCCTGCGACGATGTCGGCAACTACGCGCTGATGTCGTGCCAGCACGCCACGCGGATGGGCGCCTTTGCCGGCAACAATGCCGCGGCCGAACTGCTGGGCGTGCTGACCAAGCCGTATCACCAGAAGGCCTACGTCACTTGTCTCGATCTCGGCGAAGCCGGCGCGCTGTTCACGCGCGGCTGGGAGCGCAAGGTCGAGATGGTCGGCGATGTCGCCAAGAAGACCAAGCAGGAGATCAACACGGTCTGGATCTATCCGCCAAAGGCCGAGCGCGCCGCTGCGCTCGCCTCGGCCGATCCGGAACGCGTGACTGACCTCTAG
- a CDS encoding alpha/beta hydrolase, translating to MTTVTTKDGVQIFYKDWGPKTAQPIVFHHGWPLSSDDWDAQMLFFVGKGYRVIAHDRRGHGRSSQVSDGHDMDHYASDVAAVVEHLDLRNAVHVGHSTGGGEATRYVARYGKDRVAKLVLIAAVPPLMLKVDTNPGGLPIEVFDGLRSQLAANRSQFYLDFASGPFYGYNRPGSKVSQAVVWNWWRQAMMGSAKAHHEGIKAFSETDFSEDLKSITVPTFVLHGDDDQIVPVADSAPLSAKLLKNGKLKIHEKLPHGMCTTHADLVNAELLAFMAT from the coding sequence ATGACCACCGTTACGACTAAAGATGGCGTCCAAATCTTCTACAAGGATTGGGGCCCGAAGACCGCTCAGCCGATCGTCTTTCATCACGGCTGGCCACTTAGTTCCGACGACTGGGATGCGCAGATGCTCTTCTTCGTTGGCAAGGGTTATCGCGTCATCGCGCATGATCGCCGCGGTCATGGTCGTTCGAGCCAGGTGAGCGACGGGCACGACATGGATCACTACGCATCCGATGTCGCGGCTGTCGTTGAACATCTCGATCTTCGCAATGCCGTTCACGTCGGCCATTCCACCGGCGGCGGCGAGGCCACGCGCTACGTCGCGCGTTACGGCAAGGATCGCGTGGCCAAGCTGGTACTGATTGCTGCCGTGCCGCCGCTAATGCTGAAGGTAGATACCAATCCCGGCGGCTTGCCTATTGAAGTGTTCGACGGTTTGCGCAGCCAGCTTGCCGCCAACAGGTCACAGTTCTATCTCGATTTCGCAAGCGGTCCATTCTACGGATACAATCGCCCGGGCAGCAAGGTATCGCAGGCGGTTGTCTGGAACTGGTGGCGCCAAGCCATGATGGGCAGCGCCAAGGCGCACCACGAGGGCATAAAAGCATTTTCGGAGACCGACTTCAGCGAAGACCTGAAGAGCATCACGGTGCCGACGTTCGTCCTGCACGGTGATGACGATCAGATCGTGCCTGTCGCCGACTCTGCCCCCCTTTCAGCGAAATTGCTGAAGAACGGCAAACTCAAAATCCACGAGAAGCTGCCGCACGGCATGTGCACGACCCATGCCGACCTCGTCAACGCTGAACTGCTCGCGTTCATGGCGACCTAG